From Dehalococcoidia bacterium, a single genomic window includes:
- a CDS encoding DUF2905 domain-containing protein, producing the protein MHELGRMLAVLGGGLLLLGLVLMAIGRLPGVGRLPGDIIIEREGFTCVVPLATMILVSLLLTLILNVFARLLNRGP; encoded by the coding sequence GTGCACGAACTGGGCCGAATGCTGGCCGTGCTCGGGGGTGGGCTGCTGCTCCTCGGGCTCGTGTTGATGGCGATCGGTCGGCTGCCCGGGGTGGGCCGGTTGCCGGGAGATATCATCATTGAACGTGAGGGGTTTACCTGCGTTGTCCCCCTTGCGACAATGATCCTTGTCAGTCTGCTGCTGACGCTGATCCTGAATGTGTTCGCGCGATTGTTGAACCGTGGACCCTGA
- the queA gene encoding tRNA preQ1(34) S-adenosylmethionine ribosyltransferase-isomerase QueA, producing the protein MDPETLRLADFDYELPPERIAQTPAEPRDSARLLVLDRATEAREDRTVADLPDLLRPGDCLVVNDTRVFPARLFGRRPSGGRVELLLLRKRADGRWEALARPARRIGVGETILLEGGARATIAAKGEAGVHIVQFDDEAAAIAAGHTPLPPYITTPLADPERYQTIFARESGSAAAPTAGLHFTPQLLERLRARGIAVATITLHIGLDTFRPVTEDDPREHKLHSEWYRVTPETAAMLNAARQSGGRIVAVGTTSVRTLETVADERGVIRASAGETQLYILPGYRFRAVDALMTNFHLPRSTLLMLVAAFAGRDRVLAAYRHAVAAGYRFYSFGDAMLIL; encoded by the coding sequence GTGGACCCTGAAACGCTCCGCCTCGCCGATTTCGATTACGAGCTGCCTCCCGAGCGGATCGCGCAGACCCCCGCTGAGCCGCGAGACAGCGCGCGCCTTCTCGTGCTCGACCGAGCGACCGAGGCGCGTGAAGACCGCACTGTCGCCGACCTGCCGGATCTGCTGCGGCCGGGCGACTGTCTTGTCGTCAACGACACGCGCGTGTTCCCAGCACGCCTCTTTGGGCGGCGGCCTTCTGGCGGTCGCGTTGAACTGCTGCTGCTGCGCAAGCGGGCGGATGGTCGCTGGGAGGCGTTGGCGCGGCCCGCGCGTCGGATCGGTGTTGGCGAGACGATCCTGCTCGAAGGCGGGGCGCGGGCGACCATTGCTGCCAAAGGCGAAGCGGGGGTGCACATCGTCCAGTTTGACGATGAGGCGGCAGCGATCGCTGCCGGTCACACGCCGCTCCCGCCCTATATCACCACTCCGCTTGCTGACCCTGAGCGCTACCAGACGATCTTCGCTCGTGAGAGCGGCAGCGCCGCCGCGCCAACCGCGGGGCTGCACTTCACCCCGCAGCTCCTAGAGCGGCTGCGCGCGCGCGGGATTGCGGTCGCGACAATCACGCTCCACATCGGGCTGGACACGTTTCGGCCGGTGACGGAAGACGACCCTCGAGAGCACAAGCTTCATAGCGAGTGGTATCGCGTCACCCCTGAAACGGCGGCGATGCTGAATGCCGCTCGGCAGAGCGGAGGGCGCATCGTTGCCGTCGGCACGACAAGCGTGCGCACGCTCGAGACGGTTGCCGATGAGCGGGGAGTGATCCGGGCGAGCGCCGGTGAGACCCAGCTCTATATCTTGCCGGGATACCGCTTTCGGGCGGTGGACGCGCTGATGACGAACTTTCATCTGCCGCGCTCGACGCTGCTGATGCTGGTGGCGGCATTCGCGGGGCGGGACCGCGTCCTCGCTGCCTATCGCCACGCGGTTGCAGCGGGATATCGTTTTTACAGCTTTGGCGACGCGATGCTCATTCTCTAG
- a CDS encoding zf-HC2 domain-containing protein, with amino-acid sequence MEPRLACGHDPLAIAAVADGEASAEERARVEERLLTCRSCLRYWERMRWLREAFLQAAPPPSVNLTPRIMAAIEREERRRLPLRFAVALVAAILIVVGMAMTIAPADSLAESSVVADPLWLDFAGAVTEPLAVAGELDRVVVMGLSVAVAASVVLLSRLVRVSEG; translated from the coding sequence ATGGAGCCAAGACTCGCTTGCGGCCACGACCCGCTCGCAATCGCCGCCGTCGCCGACGGCGAGGCGAGCGCTGAAGAGCGCGCTCGCGTCGAGGAACGGCTGCTGACATGCCGTTCCTGCCTCAGGTATTGGGAACGGATGCGCTGGCTCAGAGAGGCATTCCTCCAAGCGGCGCCTCCTCCTTCAGTCAACTTGACGCCGCGGATTATGGCGGCGATCGAGCGCGAAGAACGCCGCCGTCTTCCGCTCCGTTTCGCCGTAGCCCTTGTCGCTGCCATTCTCATCGTCGTCGGCATGGCGATGACGATCGCCCCTGCCGATAGCCTCGCGGAGTCGAGTGTGGTCGCTGACCCGCTCTGGCTCGACTTCGCCGGCGCGGTCACAGAGCCGCTTGCCGTGGCGGGAGAGCTCGACCGGGTTGTGGTGATGGGGCTGAGCGTCGCCGTTGCCGCTTCGGTCGTGCTCCTCAGCCGACTGGTCCGCGTGAGCGAGGGGTAG
- a CDS encoding sigma-70 family RNA polymerase sigma factor, which yields MDREGTDEYWVGRALRDPEAFAVLVERYQGRIFALCYRMTGNSDDAADLAQETFIRAYRGLKTFRLDARFSPWLYKIAANLCLNYWKGKAQRPEEGLDEHLRATDLSPERRVEQQELRELLTEAIAELPPNYRAAIVLRHLHDLAYEDIAETLGVPLGTVKTWLFRARERLQQRLAPVRG from the coding sequence GTGGATCGAGAAGGAACCGACGAATATTGGGTGGGGCGCGCGCTTCGCGACCCGGAGGCCTTTGCGGTACTGGTGGAGCGGTACCAGGGGCGAATATTCGCGCTCTGCTACCGCATGACCGGGAACAGCGACGATGCCGCTGATTTGGCGCAAGAGACGTTTATCCGCGCTTACCGTGGGCTGAAGACGTTCCGGCTGGATGCACGCTTCTCGCCGTGGCTGTATAAGATCGCGGCGAATTTGTGCTTGAACTACTGGAAAGGGAAGGCGCAGCGGCCCGAAGAGGGGCTCGACGAACATCTGCGTGCGACCGACCTATCGCCGGAACGGCGGGTTGAGCAGCAGGAGCTCCGCGAGCTGTTGACGGAGGCGATCGCCGAGCTGCCGCCGAACTATCGCGCGGCGATCGTGCTCCGTCACCTCCACGATCTCGCCTACGAAGATATCGCCGAGACGCTCGGGGTTCCGCTAGGCACCGTGAAGACGTGGTTATTCCGGGCGCGAGAGCGGCTTCAGCAGCGCCTCGCGCCGGTGCGGGGCTGA